A genomic segment from Dechloromonas denitrificans encodes:
- a CDS encoding IS3 family transposase (programmed frameshift), with protein sequence MKKSTKFSPEVRERAVRMVFESRGDHGSQWAAIESIAPKIGCSTQTLCNWVRQYERDTGQRDGTTTAEAERIKQLERENRELKKANEILRLASAFFGPGGARPPLQIVKAFIDEHRERFGVEPICQQLQVAPSAYRRHAARQRNPELRCARARRDEILVSEIERVWQVNLQVYGADKVWRQLNREGIAVARCTVERLMRQQGLRGVMRGKPVKTTRPDPAAPCPLDRVNRQFSATRPNQLWVADFTYVSTWQGFVYVAFVIDVYARYIVGWRVSQNMHTDFVLDALEQALYARQPDRNTLIHHSDRGAQYVSIRYSERLGEAGIEPSVGSKGDSYDNALAETINGLYKAEIIHRRGPWKSKEAVELATLEWVSWFNHHRLLEPIGYIPPAEAEANYYRCQTEQAVTA encoded by the exons ATGAAGAAATCGACGAAGTTTTCCCCCGAGGTTCGGGAGCGTGCTGTACGGATGGTGTTCGAGTCGCGCGGGGACCACGGATCGCAGTGGGCAGCCATTGAATCGATTGCCCCGAAGATCGGTTGCAGCACGCAGACGCTGTGCAACTGGGTGAGGCAGTACGAGCGGGATACCGGGCAGCGTGACGGGACGACCACCGCGGAGGCGGAGCGGATCAAGCAACTGGAGCGCGAGAATCGCGAACTGAAGAAGGCCAACGAGATCTTGCGGCTGGCGAGTGCGTTTTTCG GCCCAGGCGGAGCTCGACCGCCGCTTCAAATCGTGAAGGCCTTTATCGACGAGCACCGGGAACGTTTCGGGGTCGAGCCGATCTGTCAGCAGTTGCAGGTTGCCCCGTCCGCGTATCGGCGCCATGCCGCCCGGCAGCGGAATCCGGAATTGCGTTGCGCTCGTGCCCGGCGCGATGAAATACTGGTCAGCGAGATAGAACGCGTCTGGCAGGTCAATCTACAAGTCTATGGCGCGGACAAGGTCTGGCGGCAACTCAACCGGGAAGGCATTGCTGTCGCCCGTTGTACCGTTGAGCGCCTCATGCGCCAGCAAGGGTTGCGCGGTGTCATGCGCGGCAAACCCGTAAAGACGACACGCCCGGACCCGGCAGCGCCGTGCCCACTGGATCGCGTCAATCGGCAGTTTTCGGCGACTCGTCCGAATCAGTTGTGGGTCGCGGATTTCACCTACGTTTCGACCTGGCAGGGCTTCGTCTATGTCGCGTTTGTCATCGATGTTTACGCACGCTACATCGTCGGCTGGCGCGTCAGCCAGAACATGCACACGGACTTTGTTCTGGATGCGCTGGAGCAGGCCCTGTACGCCCGCCAACCGGACCGAAATACGCTGATCCACCATAGCGACCGGGGTGCCCAGTATGTTTCGATTCGCTATTCGGAACGTCTCGGCGAGGCCGGCATCGAGCCCTCCGTCGGCAGCAAGGGCGACAGCTATGACAACGCCCTCGCCGAGACCATCAACGGCCTCTACAAGGCGGAAATCATTCATCGGCGCGGCCCGTGGAAGTCCAAGGAGGCCGTCGAGCTTGCAACGCTCGAATGGGTCTCTTGGTTCAACCATCATCGATTGCTTGAGCCTATCGGATATATTCCTCCGGCCGAAGCTGAGGCAAACTACTACCGCTGTCAAACCGAGCAGGCCGTCACCGCCTGA